GCGATGGTGAGTGAAAATCAAATGTTAATGCTGAAACATTTGCTTGTTTGTGTGAATAAAACCATGTGTTGATTATATTCTGATGCATAATGCAGGTGGAAATTGCTAGATTTTGCATTGCTCAGAAGAAGTTCCATATCTTTCTTCGACATTGAGAAGCAGGAAACTGCTGTTTCCCGGTGGTCGAGAGCAAGAACAAAAGCTGCTAAGGTTGGGAAAGGTTTGTCGAAGAATGAAAAAGCCCGGAAACTGGCCTTGCAGCATTGGCTAGAAGCGGTAAATGTTACAATAGAAATAAAACTGAATTCTCACATGGAACTTGGATTTGTTTTCATAGTCTTAACTTGTATTGATTTGCGATGCAGATTGATCCACGACATCGATACGGGCACAATCTTCATTTCTATTATGATTCTTGGCTTAAATGCGAGAGCCGGCAGCCGTTCTTTTACTGGTTAGATGTCGGAGAAGGGAAGGAAGTCAATATTGAAGAACGATGTTCCCGATCAAAGCTCCAGCAGCAGTGTATAAAATATCTTGGTCCAGTGCGTGTCTGAACCCGATGCTCGATTTAATCTTACAATTGAATTTAGTTTTAGATGATAAATGAATGACAAGTTTTTCTGGTTTCATATGATTATGCAGAAAGAAAGAGAGGCCTATGAAGTTATAATCAAAGACGGAAAGTTCTATTACAAGTGCAGCAGACAACTACTAGACACAACTCAAAGCTTGAAAGGGACAAAGTGGATCTTTGTTCTGAGCACATCAAAGGCTATGTATGTCGGGCAGGTAAAATCTCATCTCCACAAAATCACCGATGGATCGAACACATCTTATCGTTTCTGATACAAGTTAAGTTTATGTCCATGCAGAAAAAGAAGGGAGTATTTCAGCATTCCAGTTTCTTGGCTGGAGGAGCTACATCTGCTGCAGGGAGATTAGTGGTGGAAAATGGATCTCTGAAGGTAATCATAAGAGAATATTTCTATTTCGATACGGACAAAATTTTCCTTCCTTCATGTACTAATCAATCAATTATGCATTGTTTTTACAGGCTGTGTGGCCTCACAGTGGTCATTACCGGCCAACCGAAGAAAATTTTCAGGACTTCATGAGCTTTCTGAAAGAGCATTATGTTGATCTCACTGATGTTAAGGTTCGTAAAAACTTTTGAATTGAATCATCCAAAATACTTAACTTCATTGAACTTATGATCTTCTTTTATCATTATCTGCAGAAAAGTCCagctgaagatgatgatgagtcCGGATTTAGCCTTCGGTGCAACACCGGCCTTGCATGTAATGGTTCTCAAGAGGACCTAACTGAGAAGAGCCTAACAGAGAAAACCCCAGCAACTGAAGGCTTGACAAATATTGAAATGCCGCCGCAAGTACTTAACTCTTGCAGCcatgcagaagaagaagaagaacaagaacaaacatCTATGATGACGAACAATGTCAAAAAGCAGGCGGAGAATGAAGAAAGctctgatgatgaagaagaaacaaacaTGGAGACAAACTTGAAGACACAGTTCAAGAGGCCGAGGAGACTTAAAATTGGTAACTCCATGGTTGCCAAGGACGAGGAAGATGAATCCATGGCTTCTTACATGCTCCGCAAGGAAAATCTTTTTGTGGAAGAGTCTGCCGAGGAGGAACATGTAGCGGTACCTCAAGATTGGATTCTGAGGAGGATTGACTCGAGAAGAGGAGCAAAATCATATCAACTCGGGAAACAGTTGTCCTTCAAGTGGACAACAGGTGCTGGACCAAGGATTGGTTGTGTGAGGGACTACCCTTCTGAGCTGCAAGTCCTTGCCTTAGAACAAGTGAGCCTTTCTCCAAGAGACACAAGGAAGTCAAGATCATGCTGTGCTTCACCATTGATTCCTGCTAGCCCATGCACCAAGAAATCACAGGTTCCCTCAACCAAAGATGATACACTGTGACAGAAATAGAAATCGtcataaattttttcttgtatatacaataaaaaattttgcttcatttgttttataGATCTTGTATAGCGGCTAAACTTGCAAAATGTAACCATTTTTGAGGGGCTATTGCCCTGCAATGAAATAAgataattcttaatttttgttcaCAAGCTATTGAATGAGCACAATGTCCACTGAAATTGAAGCAAAACTTAAAATTGTTGTTAGATTTTTCGTGTGGGTTGCTTcttaaataaaagaatttgGAATATCAATTCCTTTCAGTGTCATAAAGAACAGATCATATGAACTCGATTAATGTTAAATTATATAAGCTAACTCTGTACAAAAGAGGGCTAACTCTGTACAAAGGAGGATATTTATTTATCCTAAACAAAGATCTAACAGAGAGTAACCTAATATAATAAAGACACATAAGCTGAAACCCAAAATTTTCTAATAAGTATCCCAATTTATCAATTGATGGAGTATGCATCCGGGCGAGAAAGAACCTAAGTAATATCCAAAACAAAGCATGGTCAATCATGGCATATTGTTTAATTCTAATGAAAAGTTACAAGGAATGCAAATTTGCTTTCACCAAAGAACTACTGAATGAAAGAGAAGTTCTACTAACTGGTTTTcagctaaaaaaagaaaatttatgcaGGCTCGCGTGATAATTTTATAACTGAGTCTTAGATAGATTTCCACAGATGCATGAAATAAATCACAGACATGTATGCGTGTAATCATTCAAATCAGACAAGCTATCTTTAATATAGCAAGAATACATGGAGGATCTTTTTCCCACCAGATAGAAGAAATGTCAATAAATTTGTTTTCTATAAACATCTAAGTACAACCATCAAGGTCAAATTCAGTAACATTTGGGGAGTCACCTACAATTTTAATAAAGCATCAAAATCTACAGCTAAATTAGTACATATAGATAAATCACTTGCCTTTACATTGCTCCATTTGCAATGCGTTCAACACCACCAACAATCGCAAGGTTTGGCAGCTTCTTCATCAGCTTGTGAACTTCTTCAAGCTTCCCACAACATTCATACAGTTTCGAAAGGTCATGAATCACAGAAATTCGCAACAAGCGAGGATCTTTAATCACTCTACCATGTATCTGTTTGCCTTCCTCCAAACTCAACAAACCAATGCATGCCTTCAAAGCAAATGACACTAGAGAAGCGTTAACACCACAACCGGAACATGTCATCTCTGCATATACTTTCAATGCTTCCCCATACAATTCATCGTGCACAAAACCGGAAATCATTTTACCCCACAAAACCACATCCTTaacaaccaatttattaaaaatatcataagcATTCATCATCTTGCCACATTTTGAATACAATTCAACGAGCAATGTTAGAGTATTCATCCCCGGTTTGTGCCCAAACTTGATAAGGTGCGCATGTATTTCTTGTCCTTGACGAAGACCCATATTGACAATACACGGCCGAACCATAGTTGCAAATCCTATCCGTTCAGCTACCTTACTAACTTTATACCGCCGCAATGTCTGCCTAATCAAATTGATAGCATCCTTAGCACGATCATTCGCACAGTACCCCTCGATCATAGCAGTGCAAGCTTCAACAGATGGCTCAGTAATTTTATCAAACATTTTCCTTGCTAAACCAACACTCCCACACTTTGCATACATATCAATCAATGCCACAACCACAAACTCATCACCATCACAACCATCTTTAACAACATCCTCATGAATTCTGATTCCCATATCCAAATCACCAGTGCTGGCACAACAATTCAAAGCAACTGTATAAGTAAAAGCATTAGGCTCAATGCCATCCTTCTCCCTCATAGACCAAAACAAGTCGAGAGCTTTGTTGTGGAAATTAGAGTTACTATACATGGAAATTAAGGTGGTCCAGGAAACAACATTTCTCAGAGGCATTTCGTCGAACAGTTGTTGTGCAGAACGAGTGCGGCCGCACTTGGAGTACAAGTGAATGAGGCTATTGGAGACAAAGGTGTCAGTGTGGAGGCCGAAGAGGATGGCCTTCTCGTGAACAAGCTTGCCAAAATGGAGGCTTTGAGCGTCGGCACAGGACTTGAGGAGGGTGCAGAGAAGGGAAGGATCAGGGGTGATGGATTGGGATCGCATGAGGTCGAGAATGGCGAGGGATTCGTGCATGCGTTGGTCGAACGGAAGGGCAGAGGACGATGGGAGAGGAGATGAGCGCAGAGGAGGAAGGCGGTGGCCGGAAGTGCGGAATCGTTGAGAGAAGGTGGGAAGGAGAAGCGATGGTTGGGGCTTGAAGAAAGGGTgagggtggtggtggtggtggcgcgGTGGGGAAGGAAG
This genomic interval from Dioscorea cayenensis subsp. rotundata cultivar TDr96_F1 unplaced genomic scaffold, TDr96_F1_v2_PseudoChromosome.rev07_lg8_w22 25.fasta BLBR01001275.1, whole genome shotgun sequence contains the following:
- the LOC120256046 gene encoding IQ domain-containing protein IQM2-like: MGITFTCPGADAFDEGIESLIVRSLSFNGDNEKSPLRSSFSFNSNDNESSSILRALGSGKLIIEGSLDLDKKEMDISIKSPKTTEKEDSPKSDGFKNSGFRLFNDNLPQTLLAQPNEPKHLAAVKLQKVYKSFRTRRQLADCAVLVEQRWWKLLDFALLRRSSISFFDIEKQETAVSRWSRARTKAAKVGKGLSKNEKARKLALQHWLEAIDPRHRYGHNLHFYYDSWLKCESRQPFFYWLDVGEGKEVNIEERCSRSKLQQQCIKYLGPKEREAYEVIIKDGKFYYKCSRQLLDTTQSLKGTKWIFVLSTSKAMYVGQKKKGVFQHSSFLAGGATSAAGRLVVENGSLKAVWPHSGHYRPTEENFQDFMSFLKEHYVDLTDVKKSPAEDDDESGFSLRCNTGLACNGSQEDLTEKSLTEKTPATEGLTNIEMPPQVLNSCSHAEEEEEQEQTSMMTNNVKKQAENEESSDDEEETNMETNLKTQFKRPRRLKIGNSMVAKDEEDESMASYMLRKENLFVEESAEEEHVAVPQDWILRRIDSRRGAKSYQLGKQLSFKWTTGAGPRIGCVRDYPSELQVLALEQVSLSPRDTRKSRSCCASPLIPASPCTKKSQVPSTKDDTL
- the LOC120256047 gene encoding pentatricopeptide repeat-containing protein At4g39530-like isoform X2; the protein is MASMLPSPPRHHHHHPHPFFKPQPSLLLPTFSQRFRTSGHRLPPLRSSPLPSSSALPFDQRMHESLAILDLMRSQSITPDPSLLCTLLKSCADAQSLHFGKLVHEKAILFGLHTDTFVSNSLIHLYSKCGRTRSAQQLFDEMPLRNVVSWTTLISITGDLDMGIRIHEDVVKDGCDGDEFVVVALIDMYAKCGSVGLARKMFDKITEPSVEACTAMIEGYCANDRAKDAINLIRQTLRRYKVSKVAERIGFATMVRPCIVNMGLRQGQEIHAHLIKFGHKPGMNTLTLLVELYSKCGKMMNAYDIFNKLVVKDVVLWGKMISGFVHDELYGEALKVYAEMTCSGCGVNASLVSFALKACIGLLSLEEGKQIHGRVIKDPRLLRISVIHDLSKLYECCGKLEEVHKLMKKLPNLAIVGGVERIANGAM
- the LOC120256047 gene encoding pentatricopeptide repeat-containing protein At4g39530-like isoform X1, which gives rise to MASMLPSPPRHHHHHPHPFFKPQPSLLLPTFSQRFRTSGHRLPPLRSSPLPSSSALPFDQRMHESLAILDLMRSQSITPDPSLLCTLLKSCADAQSLHFGKLVHEKAILFGLHTDTFVSNSLIHLYSKCGRTRSAQQLFDEMPLRNVVSWTTLISMYSNSNFHNKALDLFWSMREKDGIEPNAFTYTVALNCCASTGDLDMGIRIHEDVVKDGCDGDEFVVVALIDMYAKCGSVGLARKMFDKITEPSVEACTAMIEGYCANDRAKDAINLIRQTLRRYKVSKVAERIGFATMVRPCIVNMGLRQGQEIHAHLIKFGHKPGMNTLTLLVELYSKCGKMMNAYDIFNKLVVKDVVLWGKMISGFVHDELYGEALKVYAEMTCSGCGVNASLVSFALKACIGLLSLEEGKQIHGRVIKDPRLLRISVIHDLSKLYECCGKLEEVHKLMKKLPNLAIVGGVERIANGAM